In Neoarius graeffei isolate fNeoGra1 chromosome 9, fNeoGra1.pri, whole genome shotgun sequence, one genomic interval encodes:
- the efnb2a gene encoding ephrin-B2a produces the protein MGESLWTYYFGVLVLACKVNATVLESIYWNTTNTKFVPGQGLVLYPQIGDKMDIVCPRVEGGSMDGVEYYKLYMVPRDQLDSCTVTKADTPLLNCVKPDQDVKFTLKFQEFSPNLWGLEFFRGKDYYIISTSNGTMEGLENQEGGVCKTKSMKIVMKVGQNPSDPLPPKEYPTKHPPKYTDTGNGNSNEVIDQPGVSQHESETVDGGSGGKSSSVIGSEVAVLASIASVCVIAVAIVATLVVLLLKHRRRHGKHSPPHTTTLSLGSLATPKRGGGNNNGSEPSDIIIPLRTADSVFCPHYEKVSGDYGHPVYIVQEMPPQSPANIYYKV, from the exons ATGGGGGAGTCTCTGTGGACCTACTACTTTGGGGTGTTGGTGCTCGCGTGCAAGGTGAACGCAACCGTACTGGAGTCCATCTACTGGAACACGACCAACACCAa GTTCGTTCCAGGTCAGGGTTTAGTCCTGTACCCTCAGATCGGTGATAAAATGGACATCGTGTGTCCACGAGTGGAGGGCGGGTCTATGGACGGAGTCGAGTACTACAAACTCTACATGGTTCCACGCGACCAGCTGGACTCGTGCACGGTGACGAAGGCCGACACGCCGCTGCTGAACTGCGTCAAACCCGACCAGGACGTCAAATTCACTCTCAAGTTCCAGGAGTTCAGTCCGAACCTGTGGGGCCTGGAGTTCTTCAGAGGGAAAGACTACTACATCATCT caaCATCGAACGGAACGATGGAGGGCCTGGAGAACCAGGAAGGAGGGGTGTGTAAAACGAAGTCCATGAAAATCGTCATGAAGGTCGGACAGA ACCCGTCAGACCCACTACCACCGAAAGAGTATCCCACCAAACATCCGCCCAAATACACAGACACGGGCAACGGTAATTCCAACGAAGTGATCGACCAACCAG GAGTGTCTCAACACGAGAGTGAGACAGTCGACGGTGGCAGTGGAGGTAAATCATCATCAGTGATCGGCTCGGAGGTGGCTGTGCTCGCCAGCATCGCCTCGGTTTGCGTGATCGCCGTGGCCATCGTGGCCACGCTGGTAGTGCTGCTGCTCAAACACCGGCGGCGCCACGGCAAGCACTCGCCCCCTCACACCACCACGCTGTCGCTCGGCTCGCTCGCCACACCCAAAAGAGGCGGCGGCAACAACAACGGTTCCGAGCCCAGCGACATCATCATCCCGCTGAGGACGGCCGACAGCGTGTTCTGCCCGCACTACGAGAAAGTGAGCGGCGATTACGGCCACCCCGTCTACATCGTCCAGGAAATGCCTCCTCAGAGCCCCGCTAACATCTACTACAAGGTGTGA